One Punica granatum isolate Tunisia-2019 chromosome 3, ASM765513v2, whole genome shotgun sequence genomic window carries:
- the LOC116199763 gene encoding uncharacterized protein LOC116199763 isoform X1: MLKLDDLGHYSIGIIHLTRGGAKAKRMASKLAQLQKKAAQATRFASKNGTAYYKQLMQQNKHHVKEPPTIENCQLLAKQLFYTRLASIPGRCEAFWKELDSLKHLWKNKEELNVENAGIAALFGLECFAWFCAGEIVGRGFKITGYHV; the protein is encoded by the exons ATGTTAAAACTCGATGATCTTGGCCACTATTCGATTGGAATTATCCATTTAAC GAGGGGAGGGGCAAAAGCTAAACGAATGGCGTCGAAGTTAGCTCAGTTGCAAAAGAAGGCTGCTCAGGCTACTCGGTTTGCGTCCAAGAATGGCACTGCCTACTACAAGCAGCTCATGCAGCAGAACAAGCACCACGTCAAGGAGCCTCCCACCATCGAGAACTGCCAGCTCCTTGCCAAGCAGTTGTTCTACACTCGTCTCGCCAG CATTCCTGGTCGGTGCGAAGCATTCTGGAAAGAGTTGGATTCCCTCAAGCACCTTTGGAAGAACAAGGAGGAACTGAATGTCGAGAATGCTGGGATCGCTGCTCTGTTTGGCCTCGAATGCTTTGCCTGGTTCTGTGCTGGCGAGATCGTGGGAAGAGGATTCAAAATCACGGGCTACCATGTTTGA
- the LOC116199763 gene encoding uncharacterized protein LOC116199763 isoform X2 produces MASKLAQLQKKAAQATRFASKNGTAYYKQLMQQNKHHVKEPPTIENCQLLAKQLFYTRLASIPGRCEAFWKELDSLKHLWKNKEELNVENAGIAALFGLECFAWFCAGEIVGRGFKITGYHV; encoded by the exons ATGGCGTCGAAGTTAGCTCAGTTGCAAAAGAAGGCTGCTCAGGCTACTCGGTTTGCGTCCAAGAATGGCACTGCCTACTACAAGCAGCTCATGCAGCAGAACAAGCACCACGTCAAGGAGCCTCCCACCATCGAGAACTGCCAGCTCCTTGCCAAGCAGTTGTTCTACACTCGTCTCGCCAG CATTCCTGGTCGGTGCGAAGCATTCTGGAAAGAGTTGGATTCCCTCAAGCACCTTTGGAAGAACAAGGAGGAACTGAATGTCGAGAATGCTGGGATCGCTGCTCTGTTTGGCCTCGAATGCTTTGCCTGGTTCTGTGCTGGCGAGATCGTGGGAAGAGGATTCAAAATCACGGGCTACCATGTTTGA
- the LOC116199762 gene encoding serine/threonine protein phosphatase 2A 55 kDa regulatory subunit B beta isoform-like isoform X1 — translation MNGGDEVVAAHPPQPLEWKFSQVFGERTAGEEIQEVDIISAIEFDKSGDHLATGDRGGRVVLFERTDSKDQLGGSRRDLERVDYPISRHPEFRYKTEFQSHEPEFDYLKSLEIEEKINKIRWCQTANGALFLLSTNDKTIKFWKVQEKKIKKISQMNVDPSKALRNGSLASSSSSSNTKHLENGGSPERSFSFLSNDFSFPSGGIPSLHLPAVVTSHETSLVARCRRVYAHAHDYHINSISNNSDGETFISADDLRINLWNLEISNQSFNIVDVKPANMEDLTEVITSAEFHPTHCNMLAYSSSKGCIRLIDMRQSALCDSHAKLFEEQEPVGSRSFFTEIIASISDIKFGKDGRHILSRDYMTLKLWDINMDSRPVATFQVHEYLRPRLCDLYENDSIFDKFECCLSGDGLRVATGSYSNLFRVFGVAPGSNEATTLEASKNPMRRQVQTPSRPSRSLSSITRVVRRGAESPVVDANGNSFDSTTKLLHLAWHPSENSIACAAANSLYMYYA, via the exons ATGAACGGCGGTGACGAGGTCGTTGCAGCGCATCCACCGCAGCCTCTGGAGTGGAAATTCTCTCAAGTCTTCGGTGAACGCACAGCCGGCGAAGAAATCCAAGAAG TCGATATCATATCAGCGATTGAATTTGATAAAAGTGGAGACCATCTCGCTACTGGTGATAGAGGTGGCCGAGTGGTCCTCTTTGAGAGGACAGATTCTAAAGAT CAGCTTGGTGGATCAAGAAGAGATTTAGAGAGGGTGGACTATCCAATTAGTAGACATCCTGAATTTCGCTACAAGACAGAGTTTCAGAGCCATGAGCCTGAG TTTGACTATCTGAAGAGTTTGGAGATAGAGgagaaaattaataagatCAGATGGTGCCAGACAGCTAATGGTGCCTTGTTCCTCCTATCCACAAATGATAAAACAATTAAATTCTGGAAG GTCCAGGAGAAGAAGATTAAGAAAATCTctcagatgaatgtggatccATCAAAAGCCCTTAGAAATGGAAGTCTTGCCAGCTCCAGCAGTTCTAGCAACACAAAACATCTAGAGAATGGAGGATCCCCAGAGAGATCGTTCAGTTTTCTATCCAATGACTTTTCATTCCCATCAGGAGGCATTCCGTCTCTACATTTACCAGCGGTA GTGACGAGCCATGAGACTAGTCTGGTAGCAAGATGCAGAAGGGTGTATGCGCATGCTCATGATTATCATATTAACTCGATTTCAAATAACAG CGATGGGGAAACCTTTATTTCCGCCGATGATCTCCGCATAAATCTTTGGAATTTGGAAATTAGCAATCAAAGTTTCAACATTGTTGATGTAAAGCCCGCAAATATGGAGGATTTAACTG AGGTTATAACATCAGCTGAATTTCATCCTACACATTGTAATATGTTAGCATATAGCAGTTCAAAGGGCTGCATCCGTCTCATTGATATGCGGCAATCAGCCCTATGTGATTCCCATGCAAAATT GTTTGAGGAACAAGAACCAGTTGGTTCCAGATCATTCTTCACAGAGATAATAGCCTCAATTTCGGACATTAAATTCGGGAAAGATGGAAGACACATTCTTAGCCGTGACTATATGACTCTTAAG TTATGGGATATAAACATGGATTCACGCCCTGTTGCAACCTTCCAGGTCCATGAATATTTAAGACCTAGG CTGTGTGATTTATATGAAAACGACtctatatttgataaattcgAATGTTGTCTAAGCGGTGATGGTTTGCGAGTGGCTACAGGCTCATATAG CAATCTGTTCCGTGTGTTTGGTGTTGCTCCTGGGAGCAATGAAGCGACAACTTTGGAAGCCAGCAAAAATCCAATGAG GAGACAAGTTCAGACTCCTTCGAGGCCATCCCGATCTCTGAGCAGTATTACCCGTGTTGTCAGACGAG GAGCAGAAAGCCCTGTTGTTGATGCCAACGGGAATTCATTCGATTCTACAACCAAGTTGCTCCACTTGGCGTGGCATCCAAGCGAGAACTCAATAGCCTGTGCTGCTGCAAACAGCCTGTACATGTACTATGCATAA
- the LOC116199762 gene encoding serine/threonine protein phosphatase 2A 55 kDa regulatory subunit B beta isoform-like isoform X3 encodes MNGGDEVVAAHPPQPLEWKFSQVFGERTAGEEIQEVDIISAIEFDKSGDHLATGDRGGRVVLFERTDSKDQLGGSRRDLERVDYPISRHPEFRYKTEFQSHEPEFDYLKSLEIEEKINKIRWCQTANGALFLLSTNDKTIKFWKVQEKKIKKISQMNVDPSKALRNGSLASSSSSSNTKHLENGGSPERSFSFLSNDFSFPSGGIPSLHLPAVTSHETSLVARCRRVYAHAHDYHINSISNNSDGETFISADDLRINLWNLEISNQSFNIVDVKPANMEDLTEVITSAEFHPTHCNMLAYSSSKGCIRLIDMRQSALCDSHAKLFEEQEPVGSRSFFTEIIASISDIKFGKDGRHILSRDYMTLKLWDINMDSRPVATFQVHEYLRPRLCDLYENDSIFDKFECCLSGDGLRVATGSYSNLFRVFGVAPGSNEATTLEASKNPMRRQVQTPSRPSRSLSSITRVVRRGAESPVVDANGNSFDSTTKLLHLAWHPSENSIACAAANSLYMYYA; translated from the exons ATGAACGGCGGTGACGAGGTCGTTGCAGCGCATCCACCGCAGCCTCTGGAGTGGAAATTCTCTCAAGTCTTCGGTGAACGCACAGCCGGCGAAGAAATCCAAGAAG TCGATATCATATCAGCGATTGAATTTGATAAAAGTGGAGACCATCTCGCTACTGGTGATAGAGGTGGCCGAGTGGTCCTCTTTGAGAGGACAGATTCTAAAGAT CAGCTTGGTGGATCAAGAAGAGATTTAGAGAGGGTGGACTATCCAATTAGTAGACATCCTGAATTTCGCTACAAGACAGAGTTTCAGAGCCATGAGCCTGAG TTTGACTATCTGAAGAGTTTGGAGATAGAGgagaaaattaataagatCAGATGGTGCCAGACAGCTAATGGTGCCTTGTTCCTCCTATCCACAAATGATAAAACAATTAAATTCTGGAAG GTCCAGGAGAAGAAGATTAAGAAAATCTctcagatgaatgtggatccATCAAAAGCCCTTAGAAATGGAAGTCTTGCCAGCTCCAGCAGTTCTAGCAACACAAAACATCTAGAGAATGGAGGATCCCCAGAGAGATCGTTCAGTTTTCTATCCAATGACTTTTCATTCCCATCAGGAGGCATTCCGTCTCTACATTTACCAGCG GTGACGAGCCATGAGACTAGTCTGGTAGCAAGATGCAGAAGGGTGTATGCGCATGCTCATGATTATCATATTAACTCGATTTCAAATAACAG CGATGGGGAAACCTTTATTTCCGCCGATGATCTCCGCATAAATCTTTGGAATTTGGAAATTAGCAATCAAAGTTTCAACATTGTTGATGTAAAGCCCGCAAATATGGAGGATTTAACTG AGGTTATAACATCAGCTGAATTTCATCCTACACATTGTAATATGTTAGCATATAGCAGTTCAAAGGGCTGCATCCGTCTCATTGATATGCGGCAATCAGCCCTATGTGATTCCCATGCAAAATT GTTTGAGGAACAAGAACCAGTTGGTTCCAGATCATTCTTCACAGAGATAATAGCCTCAATTTCGGACATTAAATTCGGGAAAGATGGAAGACACATTCTTAGCCGTGACTATATGACTCTTAAG TTATGGGATATAAACATGGATTCACGCCCTGTTGCAACCTTCCAGGTCCATGAATATTTAAGACCTAGG CTGTGTGATTTATATGAAAACGACtctatatttgataaattcgAATGTTGTCTAAGCGGTGATGGTTTGCGAGTGGCTACAGGCTCATATAG CAATCTGTTCCGTGTGTTTGGTGTTGCTCCTGGGAGCAATGAAGCGACAACTTTGGAAGCCAGCAAAAATCCAATGAG GAGACAAGTTCAGACTCCTTCGAGGCCATCCCGATCTCTGAGCAGTATTACCCGTGTTGTCAGACGAG GAGCAGAAAGCCCTGTTGTTGATGCCAACGGGAATTCATTCGATTCTACAACCAAGTTGCTCCACTTGGCGTGGCATCCAAGCGAGAACTCAATAGCCTGTGCTGCTGCAAACAGCCTGTACATGTACTATGCATAA
- the LOC116199762 gene encoding serine/threonine protein phosphatase 2A 55 kDa regulatory subunit B beta isoform-like isoform X2 produces MNGGDEVVAAHPPQPLEWKFSQVFGERTAGEEIQEVDIISAIEFDKSGDHLATGDRGGRVVLFERTDSKDLGGSRRDLERVDYPISRHPEFRYKTEFQSHEPEFDYLKSLEIEEKINKIRWCQTANGALFLLSTNDKTIKFWKVQEKKIKKISQMNVDPSKALRNGSLASSSSSSNTKHLENGGSPERSFSFLSNDFSFPSGGIPSLHLPAVVTSHETSLVARCRRVYAHAHDYHINSISNNSDGETFISADDLRINLWNLEISNQSFNIVDVKPANMEDLTEVITSAEFHPTHCNMLAYSSSKGCIRLIDMRQSALCDSHAKLFEEQEPVGSRSFFTEIIASISDIKFGKDGRHILSRDYMTLKLWDINMDSRPVATFQVHEYLRPRLCDLYENDSIFDKFECCLSGDGLRVATGSYSNLFRVFGVAPGSNEATTLEASKNPMRRQVQTPSRPSRSLSSITRVVRRGAESPVVDANGNSFDSTTKLLHLAWHPSENSIACAAANSLYMYYA; encoded by the exons ATGAACGGCGGTGACGAGGTCGTTGCAGCGCATCCACCGCAGCCTCTGGAGTGGAAATTCTCTCAAGTCTTCGGTGAACGCACAGCCGGCGAAGAAATCCAAGAAG TCGATATCATATCAGCGATTGAATTTGATAAAAGTGGAGACCATCTCGCTACTGGTGATAGAGGTGGCCGAGTGGTCCTCTTTGAGAGGACAGATTCTAAAGAT CTTGGTGGATCAAGAAGAGATTTAGAGAGGGTGGACTATCCAATTAGTAGACATCCTGAATTTCGCTACAAGACAGAGTTTCAGAGCCATGAGCCTGAG TTTGACTATCTGAAGAGTTTGGAGATAGAGgagaaaattaataagatCAGATGGTGCCAGACAGCTAATGGTGCCTTGTTCCTCCTATCCACAAATGATAAAACAATTAAATTCTGGAAG GTCCAGGAGAAGAAGATTAAGAAAATCTctcagatgaatgtggatccATCAAAAGCCCTTAGAAATGGAAGTCTTGCCAGCTCCAGCAGTTCTAGCAACACAAAACATCTAGAGAATGGAGGATCCCCAGAGAGATCGTTCAGTTTTCTATCCAATGACTTTTCATTCCCATCAGGAGGCATTCCGTCTCTACATTTACCAGCGGTA GTGACGAGCCATGAGACTAGTCTGGTAGCAAGATGCAGAAGGGTGTATGCGCATGCTCATGATTATCATATTAACTCGATTTCAAATAACAG CGATGGGGAAACCTTTATTTCCGCCGATGATCTCCGCATAAATCTTTGGAATTTGGAAATTAGCAATCAAAGTTTCAACATTGTTGATGTAAAGCCCGCAAATATGGAGGATTTAACTG AGGTTATAACATCAGCTGAATTTCATCCTACACATTGTAATATGTTAGCATATAGCAGTTCAAAGGGCTGCATCCGTCTCATTGATATGCGGCAATCAGCCCTATGTGATTCCCATGCAAAATT GTTTGAGGAACAAGAACCAGTTGGTTCCAGATCATTCTTCACAGAGATAATAGCCTCAATTTCGGACATTAAATTCGGGAAAGATGGAAGACACATTCTTAGCCGTGACTATATGACTCTTAAG TTATGGGATATAAACATGGATTCACGCCCTGTTGCAACCTTCCAGGTCCATGAATATTTAAGACCTAGG CTGTGTGATTTATATGAAAACGACtctatatttgataaattcgAATGTTGTCTAAGCGGTGATGGTTTGCGAGTGGCTACAGGCTCATATAG CAATCTGTTCCGTGTGTTTGGTGTTGCTCCTGGGAGCAATGAAGCGACAACTTTGGAAGCCAGCAAAAATCCAATGAG GAGACAAGTTCAGACTCCTTCGAGGCCATCCCGATCTCTGAGCAGTATTACCCGTGTTGTCAGACGAG GAGCAGAAAGCCCTGTTGTTGATGCCAACGGGAATTCATTCGATTCTACAACCAAGTTGCTCCACTTGGCGTGGCATCCAAGCGAGAACTCAATAGCCTGTGCTGCTGCAAACAGCCTGTACATGTACTATGCATAA
- the LOC116199762 gene encoding serine/threonine protein phosphatase 2A 55 kDa regulatory subunit B beta isoform-like isoform X4: MNGGDEVVAAHPPQPLEWKFSQVFGERTAGEEIQEVDIISAIEFDKSGDHLATGDRGGRVVLFERTDSKDLGGSRRDLERVDYPISRHPEFRYKTEFQSHEPEFDYLKSLEIEEKINKIRWCQTANGALFLLSTNDKTIKFWKVQEKKIKKISQMNVDPSKALRNGSLASSSSSSNTKHLENGGSPERSFSFLSNDFSFPSGGIPSLHLPAVTSHETSLVARCRRVYAHAHDYHINSISNNSDGETFISADDLRINLWNLEISNQSFNIVDVKPANMEDLTEVITSAEFHPTHCNMLAYSSSKGCIRLIDMRQSALCDSHAKLFEEQEPVGSRSFFTEIIASISDIKFGKDGRHILSRDYMTLKLWDINMDSRPVATFQVHEYLRPRLCDLYENDSIFDKFECCLSGDGLRVATGSYSNLFRVFGVAPGSNEATTLEASKNPMRRQVQTPSRPSRSLSSITRVVRRGAESPVVDANGNSFDSTTKLLHLAWHPSENSIACAAANSLYMYYA, encoded by the exons ATGAACGGCGGTGACGAGGTCGTTGCAGCGCATCCACCGCAGCCTCTGGAGTGGAAATTCTCTCAAGTCTTCGGTGAACGCACAGCCGGCGAAGAAATCCAAGAAG TCGATATCATATCAGCGATTGAATTTGATAAAAGTGGAGACCATCTCGCTACTGGTGATAGAGGTGGCCGAGTGGTCCTCTTTGAGAGGACAGATTCTAAAGAT CTTGGTGGATCAAGAAGAGATTTAGAGAGGGTGGACTATCCAATTAGTAGACATCCTGAATTTCGCTACAAGACAGAGTTTCAGAGCCATGAGCCTGAG TTTGACTATCTGAAGAGTTTGGAGATAGAGgagaaaattaataagatCAGATGGTGCCAGACAGCTAATGGTGCCTTGTTCCTCCTATCCACAAATGATAAAACAATTAAATTCTGGAAG GTCCAGGAGAAGAAGATTAAGAAAATCTctcagatgaatgtggatccATCAAAAGCCCTTAGAAATGGAAGTCTTGCCAGCTCCAGCAGTTCTAGCAACACAAAACATCTAGAGAATGGAGGATCCCCAGAGAGATCGTTCAGTTTTCTATCCAATGACTTTTCATTCCCATCAGGAGGCATTCCGTCTCTACATTTACCAGCG GTGACGAGCCATGAGACTAGTCTGGTAGCAAGATGCAGAAGGGTGTATGCGCATGCTCATGATTATCATATTAACTCGATTTCAAATAACAG CGATGGGGAAACCTTTATTTCCGCCGATGATCTCCGCATAAATCTTTGGAATTTGGAAATTAGCAATCAAAGTTTCAACATTGTTGATGTAAAGCCCGCAAATATGGAGGATTTAACTG AGGTTATAACATCAGCTGAATTTCATCCTACACATTGTAATATGTTAGCATATAGCAGTTCAAAGGGCTGCATCCGTCTCATTGATATGCGGCAATCAGCCCTATGTGATTCCCATGCAAAATT GTTTGAGGAACAAGAACCAGTTGGTTCCAGATCATTCTTCACAGAGATAATAGCCTCAATTTCGGACATTAAATTCGGGAAAGATGGAAGACACATTCTTAGCCGTGACTATATGACTCTTAAG TTATGGGATATAAACATGGATTCACGCCCTGTTGCAACCTTCCAGGTCCATGAATATTTAAGACCTAGG CTGTGTGATTTATATGAAAACGACtctatatttgataaattcgAATGTTGTCTAAGCGGTGATGGTTTGCGAGTGGCTACAGGCTCATATAG CAATCTGTTCCGTGTGTTTGGTGTTGCTCCTGGGAGCAATGAAGCGACAACTTTGGAAGCCAGCAAAAATCCAATGAG GAGACAAGTTCAGACTCCTTCGAGGCCATCCCGATCTCTGAGCAGTATTACCCGTGTTGTCAGACGAG GAGCAGAAAGCCCTGTTGTTGATGCCAACGGGAATTCATTCGATTCTACAACCAAGTTGCTCCACTTGGCGTGGCATCCAAGCGAGAACTCAATAGCCTGTGCTGCTGCAAACAGCCTGTACATGTACTATGCATAA